The Mumia flava sequence GGTCACCAGGAGCGTGACGCCCTCGCGCTCCTCGAGCGCCGCGATCGCGTGCATCGCCATCACGACCCCGGCCTTCATGTCGAAGCAGCCCGGCCCGCGCATGACGCCGTCCACGACCTCGTACGGGTGGGTCCGGAGAGTGCCCAGCGGCCAGACCGTGTCGTGGTGACCGAGCAGGAGCACCCGCGCGGTGTCGCCGAAAGCCCAGCGCAGGTGCGTGCGTCCGTCGAGGACGATCCGCTCCGGCGCGGCTCCCAGCAGCTCCGTCCCGAGGGCGGCGACCACGTCCGCGCTGCGGGCGACCGAGTCGAGGTCGTCCGACGGCGACTCGCAGCGGACCAGCCGCTCGATGTCGGCGATCACGTCGCCACCTTCGGTGTGGCCCGCGCCCCGAAGTGGACGTACGGCTCCCCCGTCGGGAG is a genomic window containing:
- a CDS encoding M20/M25/M40 family metallo-hydrolase, with product MIADIERLVRCESPSDDLDSVARSADVVAALGTELLGAAPERIVLDGRTHLRWAFGDTARVLLLGHHDTVWPLGTLRTHPYEVVDGVMRGPGCFDMKAGVVMAMHAIAALEEREGVTLLVTGDEELG